One part of the Glycine max cultivar Williams 82 chromosome 14, Glycine_max_v4.0, whole genome shotgun sequence genome encodes these proteins:
- the LOC100788692 gene encoding uncharacterized protein: protein MEANKEEALKAIEIAEKRFALRDFAGAKNYAVKAKTLCPGLEGISQMVATFEVYIASEVKHNGELDYYSILGLKPFADKEAVKKQYKKLAVLLHPDKNKCVGADEAFKLISEAWTWLSDSAMRSSYDLKRNVQLGGTNQTNLSPAHATGAAGYNKCSNLSTPCGGLDTFWTICTSCKVQYEYLRKYVNKRLSCKNCRGTFVAVETGAAPANGSFPYCPWSYVAGNGYGSHSFDGVAYVPTSAPYFNGNGVTGYHSGHGYEYVPNVSFQWGSAGVVNQNGSATLPADSVHQANGNVKRGRPKVKSGADKRHHMVETMVNTNSDVPFSCSEPQEDKLSRPDKKQKVVVGASFRNGYDEKGSKRASESIVANGNDSMGHGQKPSCTVEVQTKQCSMAPAFDARKLLIEKARKEIRKKLEEMRLSSEAAATAAAALNEKEKSQAEVGQVKRETCRKAAPIVSGLQLENGKTGPISITVPDSDFHDFDKDRSEECFRPKQIWALYDEEDGMPRLYCMIREVVSVNPFKIHISYLSSKTDSEFGSVNWLDSGFTKSCGNFRAFNSDAVDQVNIFSHVLSKEKAGRGGCVRIYPRSGDIWAVYRNWSPDWNRSTPDEVRHQYEMVEVLDDYSEELGVCVSPLIKLAGFKTVYQSNTDKSAIKWIPRREMLCFSHQVPSWLLKGEASNLPERCWDLDPAATPDELLHAATEPNAL from the coding sequence ATGGAAGCAAACAAGGAGGAAGCACTTAAAGCGATAGAGATTGCTGAAAAGCGCTTTGCTCTGAGAGACTTTGCCGGTGCAAAAAACTATGCTGTAAAGGCTAAAACGCTCTGTCCAGGATTGGAGGGTATATCTCAAATGGTGGCCAcatttgaagtttacattgCTTCTGAGGTCAAACATAATGGTGAGCTAGATTACTATTCGATTCTTGGATTAAAACCTTTTGCAGATAAGGAGGCTGTAAAGAAACAGTACAAGAAGTTGGCGGTGTTGCTTCACCCAGATAAGAACAAATGTGTGGGAGCTGATGAGGCATTTAAGCTTATTTCTGAGGCTTGGACTTGGCTATCAGATAGTGCTATGCGCAGTTCTTATGATCTCAAGAGAAATGTGCAGTTGGGTGGGACTAACCAGACGAATTTGTCTCCTGCCCATGCTACAGGGGCCGCAGGTTATAACAAGTGTTCCAATTTGTCAACCCCTTGTGGTGGGCTTGACACCTTTTGGACAATCTGCACCTCTTGTAAGGTTCAGTATGAGTATCTGCGCAAGTATGTGAATAAAAGACTCTCTTGTAAGAACTGTCGTGGCACTTTTGTTGCTGTTGAAACTGGGGCGGCCCCAGCAAATGGTTCGTTTCCATATTGTCCTTGGTCATATGTAGCAGGAAATGGGTATGGAAGTCATTCATTTGATGGAGTTGCATATGTTCCAACTAGTGCCCCCTATTTCAATGGGAATGGGGTCACAGGATACCATTCTGGACATGGATATGAGTACGTTCCAAACGTTTCATTTCAGTGGGGCTCTGCTGGAGTTGTCAACCAAAATGGATCAGCTACCTTACCTGCTGATTCTGTTCATCAGGCCAATGGAAATGTGAAGAGGGGAAGACCAAAAGTCAAGTCAGGAGCTGATAAGAGACATCACATGGTAGAGACTATGGTCAATACAAATTCAGACGTACCATTCTCCTGTAGTGAACCACAGGAAGATAAACTAAGTAGACCTGACAAGAAACAGAAAGTTGTTGTGGGAGCCAGTTTCAGAAATGGCTATGATGAAAAGGGTTCAAAACGTGCTTCAGAGTCGATAGTGGCTAACGGAAATGATAGCATGGGACATGGCCAAAAGCCTTCCTGCACAGTCGAAGTTCAAACCAAACAGTGTTCCATGGCACCGGCCTTTGACGCAAGAAAATTGTTGATTGAGAAAGCCAGGAAAGAAATCAGGAAGAAACTGGAGGAGATGAGGTTGTCGTCTGAAGCAGCAGCAACAGCAGCTGCAGCTctgaatgagaaagaaaaatcacAAGCTGAAGTTGGTCAAGTAAAAAGAGAGACATGTAGAAAAGCAGCTCCGATTGTTTCTGGTCTACAGTTAGAGAATGGGAAAACTGGTCCAATCTCAATTACTGTTCCAGATTCTGACTTTCATGACTTTGACAAAGATAGGTCAGAGGAATGCTTCAGGCCAAAGCAAATATGGGCCTTGTATGATGAGGAAGATGGAATGCCACGGTTGTATTGTATGATCCGTGAGGTTGTGTCTGTCAATCCATTTAAGATTCACATCAGTTACTTGAGTTCCAAAACTGATAGTGAGTTTGGCTCAGTAAACTGGCTTGATTCAGGTTTTACCAAATCTTGTGGAAATTTCAGGGCTTTTAATTCAGATGCTGTTGATCAAGTTAACATATTTTCTCATGTTCTAAGTAAGGAGAAGGCTGGTCGAGGTGGTTGCGTTCGAATATATCCCAGAAGTGGAGATATTTGGGCTGTGTATCGAAATTGGTCGCCGGATTGGAACAGATCTACTCCAGATGAAGTGAGGCATCAGTATGAAATGGTTGAGGTGCTGGATGATTACTCTGAGGAACTTGGTGTTTGTGTTAGTCCTCTTATTAAGTTGGCTGGATTTAAAACTGTATATCAGAGTAATACAGACAAGAGTGCCATAAAATGGATACCCAGAAGAGAGATGTTGTGCTTTTCACATCAAGTGCCTTCTTGGTTGCTGAAGGGGGAGGCTAGCAATTTGCCTGAAAGGTGTTGGGACCTTGATCCGGCTGCAACTCCAGATGAGCTTCTTCATGCTGCTACAGAACCTAATGCTTTGTAG
- the LOC100792219 gene encoding F-box protein SNE, which translates to MSATMVQQQQHRREQEKRPRFFINDNIDILREILKRLDGPSLGVAACVCRLWCSLTRNDDSLWEHLCFRHVSSPPTASVRAVVVALGGYKRLYMVCVRPVLSRLGNSERVRKRVWTRHEVQLSLSLFCIDSYERLESGRIPSDASASSLMFLCNTVNV; encoded by the coding sequence ATGTCCGCGACTATggtgcagcagcagcagcaccgCAGAGAGCAAGAGAAACGACCTCGGTTCTTCATAAACGACAACATTGACATTCTCCGGGAAATCCTTAAACGCCTCGACGGTCCCTCGCTGGGCGTGGCGGCGTGCGTGTGTCGGCTGTGGTGCAGCCTCACGCGCAACGACGACTCGCTGTGGGAGCACCTGTGCTTCCGCCACGTGTCGTCACCGCCGACGGCGTCGGTGAGGGCGGTGGTGGTGGCGCTGGGCGGGTACAAGCGGCTGTACATGGTGTGCGTGAGACCGGTGCTGAGTCGACTCGGAAACTCGGAGCGGGTGAGGAAGCGAGTGTGGACTCGGCACGAGGTGCAGCTCTCGCTCTCCTTGTTTTGCATTGACAGCTACGAGAGGCTCGAGAGTGGAAGGATCCCCAGCGACGCGTCCGCATCGTCCCTCATGTTCCTCTGCAACACTGTCAACGTCTGA